The DNA segment AACCTGGAGCGTTTCGAAAGCAACAATCATTTCTTCAACGTCCACTACGAGGGCCTCCCGGTCGGCACGCTCGGAGCGTATTTCTACTACCTCGACCTCGAGCAGGCCGCTGCCGTCTCAGGCTCGACCGCGGGCCTGTTCTATGAGGCCACCATCAAGCTCGACGACAACTGGAGCCTGCCCGTGCGGCTGGAGTACGCCTTTCAGACGGACAACTCTGGCTCACGAACCGCGACAGTGCAGGACTTCTGGTTCAATTACGGACATGTCTCCGTCGCCGGTAAATACAAAGGTCTGGAACTGGGTATCTCCTACGAATATCTCGGCGGCAACAGTCAGCGCGCCTTCCAGACCCCGCTGGCCACCCTGCACAAGTTCAACGGGCAGGCCGACGTATTCCTGACCACACCCACCACCAGCGTAGGCGGCGGACTCCAGGACTACCGCGTCTTTGTCAACGCCCCGCTGCCGTGGAAGATCCAGGGCTTCGGAAGCTTCCACTACTTCACCGCCGCCGACACGTCCACCACCTGGGGGCACGAGGTGGACGTGGGTATCAAACGCAAGTTCACCGAGAACCTGACCGGGCTGGTCAAGTTCGCCCAGTACTGGGGCAGCGGCTCCAGCGCCAATGTCGGCGCGCTGGCCAGCAATGTCACCAAGGTCTGGGTGCAGGTCGATTTCAGCCTCTAGGAGGACCACCGATGCCGCACGCGCCCACCATCGAGATTCTCGCCCTGTGGCTTTCGCCCGGACACGACTTCAAGGGCCGCCACGGGCGCGGACGGCTCGACCACGGCATGCAACCCGTTCCAGCAGTGGAGTGCCACGCCGGCCTCGGGCTGAAGGGCGACCGCTACTACGGCCACGCCGAGAACTTCAAAGGGCAGGTCACGTTCTTCGACGCCGCCGTGGCCGAGGCGCTCGGGCAGGAGTTGAACATCTCGGTCGACCCCGCTCATCTGCGGCGCAACATCCTCGTTCGCGGGCTGGACCTGAACGGCCTTATCGGGCGTCGCTTCCGGCTGGGGGGCGGCGAATTCTCCGGCTCCGAAGAGTGCCGCCCCTGCTATTGGATGGACGAGGCCGTCGCCCCCGGCGCCTTCGAGTGGCTGAAAGGCCGGGGCGGCCTGCGCTGTCGTATTCACAAATCAACTACACTTAACACAGGCCTTCAATCCTTTTTCGACCTTGGAGAGGACGAGGCTCTTCAACACCATGCCTGAACTTATCAGAGTCTGTGAAGCGGACCGGCGGCTGGCGGAATGCCAGCGGCTCGCGCCCACAGTGAGCTGCCCGCTCGCCAGCGCAGTTGGCCGCGTCCTGCGCCAGTCGGTGATAGCCGACCGGGATTTGCCGCCGTTCGACCGTGTCATGATGGATGGATACGCCATCAACACGGGCCGAACCGCACCCGGTGCGATACTACCCGTGGCGGGCCGCAGCGATGCGGGTGCCCCGCAGGCGACACTGCCCCCCGCCCCAGTCGCTTGGGAAGTCATGACCGGCGCGCCTCTGCCTGAACATGCCGACGCGGTCGTCCCCTACGAAGCAATCGCACCGGGGCAGCACGCAGGCAGCATTCATTTACCAGCCGATGGCCAGCCCGTATCCGGCGCATTCATCCACCGCCGGGGCTCGGACTATGCGGCGGGGGCGACGCTCCTTTCTTCCGGAACTTTGCTGGGTCCGGCGGAGATTGGCATCGCCGCCTCCTGTGGTCTGTCGGAGCTACTCGTCAGCGAACATCCACGCCTGGCGGTCTTCGCCACCGGCGACGAACTGGTTGATGTGTACGTCCAGCCAGCCTCCCACCAGATACGTCAGTCCAACGCCTATGCACTAGAGGCCGCACTCACATTGTCCGGCTACCCGGTAAGCGAAAGTGCTCGCCTGGCCGACGAGACCGCGTCCGAAGACCGTATCCGTGAGGCGGTGGATAAACACGATGTCGTAATCATCGCAGGTGCGGCTTCGCGAGGGCGGCGGGACTGGGCCGCACCGCTGCTGGACTCGCTGGCCACACGGGTCTTTCACGGCATCAGGCAGCACCCGGGGAAGCCGCTGGGCTTGTGGTGTCGCCCCGAGGGGAAGCTCATTTTCCTTCTACCGGGCAATCCCGTCGCCGCCCTGACCGGGATGATCCGGTTTGTCCTCCCGGCCCTGAGTGAGCGCGAGGGCCGCCCGCTCAGGCATGCTTATTGCTCATTACGGGAGCCACCGGCACCGACGGACTTCACGCGCTACCTGCCGGTACGGCTGTCCGTGCTCGGCCCGGCGACAGCGGTTGCCCCGCGTAACTCCGGCGACTACGCCCGGCTCGCCGGGACGGACGGATTTATCGAAATCCCGTCACACCAGAGCCCCCTTCCCTCCACTTCCCACTTTCGTTTTTACGCATGGAAATAGCAAACACCACTCTCACCCATCTCGACGAGCACGCCCAGCCGGGACTGGTCGATGTCTCCGCCAAACAGCCCACCGTACGCCAGGCCGAGGCCGAGGCCTTTGTGCGGTTCGAGCCCGACGCCTGGACAACGCTGGCTCAGGCGGGATTCGCCACGAGCAAGGGCCCGATCAGTGAAGTTGCCCGTGTGGCCGGAACGATGGCCGTCAAGCAGACCGCCCAGTGGATCCCCTTCTGCCACCCCCTTCCGATCGACGGGTGCGAGTTCGACCTCACACCGGAAGCCGACGGTATGCGCATCCGCTGCCGGGTATCTACTACCGCACGCACCGGTGTCGAGATGGAGGCGCTGACCGGCGCGAGCACCGCCGCCCTCACGCTCTACGACATGACGAAAAGCCTAGGCCACGGCACAGAGATTCTCCATATCCGCCTTCTATCGAAGTCTGGCGGCAAGTCCGATTTTACCGCATGAGCATACCTACTCATCATACCCGTCCGCTACGGGGCCTCGTGCTGGCCGGCGGCCACAGCAGACGTATGGGCCGCGACAAGGCCTCCCTGTGCTACCACGCGCCCGGCCTGCCGCAGTGGCGATACACTTCGCAACTGCTGAGTGAAACCGGACTGCCCGTCTGCCTCTCGGTCCGCCCCGGACAGGCGCTACCGGGCTGGAGTCCGAACGACCCGCCGGTGCTGCCGGATCAGACGAACGACGCCGGTCCGCTGGCGGGGCTGCTCGCGGCGCTGGAAGCTTTTCCTGGCGAGGCGATCTTCGCCGTTGCCTGCGACCTTCCGCTACTGGATACCGACACATTGCGAACGTTGATCGCCGCCCGGCAAGCCAATGCATTGGCCATCGCCTATCACAGCACCCACGATGGTCTGCCCGAACCGCTCTGCACCATTTACGAGCCGGACATCGCACCCATCCTCCGGGATGCTCTCCACAGTGGCTTCCGGTGCCCACGCAAAATTCTTATCCAGCACGCAGAGGTCGTTCGGCTGATCAAGCTGCCCAAACCCGATGCACTAGACAACGCGAATACGCCCGAGGATTTTTTCCGGCTGAAGCAAAGCCTGCAAAACGCGTTACCGCTCTCAACACGTCCCCTCACAACCCACGGTTAGCCACATGATGAAGCAAATCAAAATCCTGTACTTTGGACAGCTCCGGCAGGCGCGGGGCCTGGCGGAGGAAACCGTCAACACCCCCGCCGAAACACTGGCCGAGCTTTTCACCCTACAAAGCGCATCCCACGGGCTCACCCTCGCCTCGCGTCATCTCAAGATGGCCCGCAATGATGAGTTCTGCCCGCCCGCGGAAGCCCTCTGTGATGGGGACACGGTCGCCTTCCTGCCACCTGTCTGTGGCGGTTAAAATCAAAAACATCGCACCGATGGATTTCATCCTCAGCGCCGTACCCATAGATGTCTACGCCCTGCGTCATCGTATGATGGCACCGGAAGCGGGCGGCTTTTGCAGCTTCGAGGGATGGGTGCGTAATCACCATCAGGGCCGCAGCGTAAACGCCCTGGCCTACGAGGCGTACGCGCCCCTCGCGCTCAAGGAAGGGCGGCGAATCCTTCGCGAGGCACAGCGCCGATTTGCCATCACGTCGGCCTGCGCCGAGCATCGCATCGGGCACCTAATCCCGGGAGAGCTCGCCGTCTGGGTGGGCGTCAGCGCCGCGCATCGGGATGCCGCCTTTGACGCATGCCGCTTCATTATCGATGCCATCAAGGACACGGTCCCCATCTGGAAGCATGAGTTTTACAGCGACGGCACCCAGACCTGGGTTGATCCGACGCAGACGCCCAGTGCCACCTGAACTCTCACCGCCTCATTATGCCGACAGCCACCCTCGCAGCTCCTTCCACGCCCGCTCATCACGCCTTGGCCGACCAGAGAGGAAGGCTGCTGCGCGACCTACGTCTGTCGGTCATCGACCGGTGCAACCTGCGCTGCCAGTATTGCCTGCCCGCTCGGCTCCACGGCGACGATTTTCCCTTCCTACCCGCCGCCCGGCTGCTGAGTTTCGAACAGATAGAGGCACTCGTCAGCGCCTTTATCGACTTGGGCGTCGAAAAAATCCGCCTCACCGGCGGCGAGCCGCTCCTGCGTCCGCGTCTACCCGAGCTAGTCGCTCGGCTGCGCGCACTCGGCCCACACCTGAACCTCGCCCTGACCACGAACGGCCTGCGCCTGAACACCGCCTGTAATGAGCTGGCCGACGCCGGACTCAACCGCGTCAATGTCAGCCTCGACGGGCTCTCACCCACTGTGGCCGAACGCATGGCGGGCCGCCCGCTCCCCGTTGAACAAGTCTGGCACGCGATCCTCCAAGCGCGCTCGGCGGGACTGCAGGTCAAGGTCAACACAGTCGTTCGACGCGGGGTCAACGAGTCGGAAATCCTCCCGCTGGCCCGGCGTTGCCGCGAGCACGCCATCCCTCTGCGATTTATCGAATACATGGACGTTGGTACGACGAATAACTGGAGCGAAGGTGATGTCGTCACCGGCGCAGAAATCCGGCAGCGTCTCGCTTCCCTGCCCCCGCTGGTGCCAGTACCGCCCCAACCCGGCGATGTCGCCCGCCGCTACCGCTACGCAGACGGTAGCGGCGAAATCGGCTTGATCAACTCCATCAGCGAACCTTTCTGCGGCGGGTGCACCCGCGCCCGCGTGTCCGCCGAGGGCAGGCTCTACGCCTGCCTCTTTGCTTCCGAAGGCGTCGATCTCAAGCCTTGGTTAAGCACTGCTGAAAGCTCGGCGGGTTCGCTGACGGCGAGAATCACCAGCGCTTGGCGTCAGCGCTACGACCGCTACTCCGAACTTCGCAAAAAACAGCCTCTCACTAATCGCAAACGCAGCGAGATGTGGCAACTAGGGGGATAGGCATGATATGATTTTTGAAGCTCCTAAATCTACGAACAATGATGCGGTATCTTTTCAAATCTATTGCGATGACCTAGAGGAAGTCGATCGTCTGTGGGCAGCCCTCAGTGAGTGGGGGAAATCGCTTGTAGTTGGCAGAAGAACCGCTGGGGGCTAGGCTGGCAGATTGTCCCAAGCGCCTGCTCAAATTGATCACCGACCCCACCCCAGACCGAGCCAAACGTCTCATGGATGCGATGATGACGATGATTAAGCTCGATATCCCTGCCCTGGAGCAGGCTGTGAACGGCAGCGCGTAATTATTCGGGCGGTTATAGTACTCAATCAATCGCTGCTGCTTGTGAGAGCTGAGCCTGCTTTTTCGTTCACACATTGCTGATAAACCAAGAATGTTTTACGATCTTAGCTAGGTCAGCCCCAACGAAAAAGTAGAAGCCAAACTGAAAGAGGTCCGTGCCGATCAATCCCGTCCCGCCCATTGCATCTCATCCCATCCGCACTCGCAGGCAGAAGACCTGCTGCTGATCGATGAAAACGGCGAATGCTGGCAGATGCCTTGGTCGTGCCTCAAGTATAGTTCGCTCAATAAGCGCGGAGAGCATTTTCACCTCTCCTTTGAGACCCATGAGGTCTGGCTCTACGGCAAATACCTGGCGGAACTGTCTGAACCGCTGGCCAAGCGCCAAATCGCCTCCATCCAAGCCTTCGGCAGTGATAACGAACACCGGACCCGTTCGGACCAGCCCTTTATCGAACGGATCACTGTCTCCGAGAAAGGAAAGCTCGAATAAGCGCGGTATGACCATCTCCAAAAACAAAACCGCCAAACAAAAATCCCGCAAGTCGCTGGATTTACGGGATCTAAAGTGGTGGCCAGAACGTGAATCGAACACGTGACACAAGGATTTTCAGTCCTCTGCTTTTATGTTTTTAATTGTGGTCAAGTTTGGCTTTTAAGCATTTACTATTAAATGGTTATAAGTATTTTATGGATTTACAAAAACCAACATTGACCACACTTAAAATCCATTGAAAAGCCAAAAAATGGCACAGTTATGGCACAGTGATTAACCCAAGGACTTCACGAAAGGCTGAAAATGGCTCTCTCTAAAACTCATCAGGATTACTGGATGCACCGCATTCAAAAAAGAACCTATGAACGGCAGGACGGCAGCACCGAGACCATCAACGAATGGCAGGTGCGAGTCAGCCATAACTGTCGCCGAGAGTGGTTCTCCCTGGGCTCGAATAACAAAATCTTCGCCGCTAAGCGGGCCGCTGCCATTTACCAGAGCCTCAAGATCAACGGCTGGGACGAAACCATTCGCCAGTTCAAAGGAGAAAAGTACGAGAAGGTTAAGGTCATCTCCCTTGGGGAATACCTAAAGGCCGTCGAGAACCGTGCCAACCTCAACCCCAAAACCTTTACCACCTATTGCCGGAAGCTGCGCACCCTCGTGGCAGATATCAAAGGCATCCCCCAAACCAAGGAGCGGTACGACCACTTCCACAAGCACCACCTCAAATGGCGTGAAGCGGTCGATAAGACCCCGCTGGGCTACCTGGCCGCCGACCGCATCCGCAAGTGGCAGAAATCGGAAATCGCCAAGGCCCAGCATGACCCGGTCAAGATTCGCAAAGCGGAGCACACCGCGAATTCGATTGTCCGCAACGCACGCTCGCTGTTCAGCCCCAAGATCACCGGGCTGCTCAAGGAAATGGAGCTCCCCAATCCCCTGCCCTTTGCCGATGTCGAGATGCTGAAGTCGTCGTCCATGCGCTACCGTAGTCAAATCGATGTCGGCGAACTGGTCACCGCCGCCGAAACAGAGCTTCCCCCAAAATACCCCGAGCAATACAAGATATTCCTCCTGAGCCTCTTCGCCGGGCTCCGCCGCAACGAAATCGACAAACTGCTCTGGGAGTCAGTGGATGCGGTCCGGGGAGAAATCGTCATCGCTCCGCATACGTTCTTTTCCGTCAAAACCGAGACCTCCATCGGGGCCGTCCCCGTCGATCCGGGCCTCTTGAAGATTCTGGAGACATTCAAGGAGAAGGCCACCGGCTCCTTTGTCATCGAGTCCAAAGTCCCCCCGAAAATGGACAAGGACTACGCCCACTACCGGGCGAATGCGCACTTCCGCAAGCTAAGCGCCTGGCTCCGGTCCAAAGGCATCACCGCCCAATCCCCCATTCACACTCTCCGCAAAGAATACGGACGCCTCCTGACGGAAAAATTCGGCATCTACGCCGCCAGCAAGGCCCTCCGCCACGCCGGCATCCAGATCACTGCCGCCCACTACGCCGACGACACCCGCCGAAACATCATCTCCATCAACGATGTCCACGCCACTCCCGCCCCCTCTCCGCAAATGAACGACTCAGCCTGAGTGCGGTTGACGGGGCAAGGTGCAGGTGACAGGATAAACCGGTGCCATTTTCCCGCATAGAGTACGTCCACGGTGGGGTACACCTCCCCCGTCTGGGTCTGTGGCTCGACCCCTCCCGTCCCAAAGCGGGAGCGGTCTTTGTCAGCCACGCTCACAGCGACCATACCGCCGCCCACCGTTCCGTCATTCTCAGTGCCCCGACCGCGCACCTCATGCGCCTGCGTCTCGGGGGCGATCGCACAGAGCACTGTCTGAGCTTCGGGAAGGCAACCGAGTTTCACGCCGGAGAGATACCGTTCCGTCTCACCTTGCTCCCTGCCGGGCACATCCTCGGCAGCAGCATGGCCTATATCGAGGCCGGGGGCCAGAGCCTGCTCTATACGGGCGACTTCAAGCTGCGCTCCGGGCTCTCGTGCGAGCCCTGCCAGCTACGCCCGGCAGATATCCTCATCATGGAGACGACCTTTGGCCGTCCGCACTACCGACTTCCAGACCCGACGCAAACCTGGCAAGCATTGGCCGACTTTTGCCACGAAACGCTGGCGGCGGGGGCCACCCCCGTCCTGATGGCCTACTCTCTGGGCAAGACGCAGGAAGTGCTCGCCGGGCTTAAAACGACCGGGTTGACCTTTGCCCTGCACGAGCAGGCCCACCTCATGACACAGGCCTACGAGGCCCACGGTGTGAGCTTCCCCGCCTATGCGTGCTTTGACGGCAGTGAGTTGGACGGAAAGGTTCTTATCTGGCCCCCGGCCGCGTTGCGCTCAAAGCTCCTGAAGGGCTTGCCCCGCCTGCGCACGGCAGCCATCACCGGCTGGGCTATGGACGCGTCCTGCCGGTTCCGCATGAAAGCCGATACCGCCTTTGCCCTCAGCGATCACGCCGACTATCCAGAGTTGCTGGAAGCCGTCAAGCAGGTCAACCCAAGCCAAGTCTGGACCCTCCACGGCAGCGCCGCCGACTTCGCCGACAGCCTCCGCCAACACGGCTACCAAGCCGCCCCCCTCAGCCAGCCCGACCAGCTCTCCCTCATTCTCGGCTGCTAGTCGGAATGCTCGCAACACTGACGGCCCCACCGTCCCCGGCATTGTTCTATCCAACGAAGCGAAATAGCGTACTTATTCTGTTAAAGGAGGTTGCAGCTTGAGGCGGAAAAAAACTGCCGGTTGTCATCCCACGGGATGCCCCAGATTTCATTCTCCTCTTTTCTGAGTAAAACCATGCCGGTATCATCCCAGTCCTCCAGATTGAAACTGCGCTGAACCTGCCAGCTCAGGCCGGGGGTATTGTTGTCAGGGTTGACGGCGACAGTTGCGTAATCGACCCCGGCGATGCTCACTCGGCCCTTGTCGCTCGACGCTGTGGGAGCTGACAACCGAGCCTTTTTGCCGTTCTCGTAGTCGAGGATGTCTGCTTGTCCGTTGTTATCTGCATCTGCCCAGAGCGCGGCATCGTGGTCTGTCGGCAAGTAGCCATACTTTTGCATGTACCAGTCCTCAAACGCATTAAAGGTGAAAACAGAGACGTCATTATCGGTCGTCACATAGAGAGTGCCGCCGAAATATGCTAGTCCGTCTGAGCCATAATACGATTGAGGCTCGGCATCCTCTCTGAGTAAAATAGATGCCAGCGTCCAATCGCCATCGCTGTCATGTCGATAGGCAGAGACACTCCCCGCATAGCGGTTGGCCAACGTGCTGTATCTGTACGTTGTGAACATCCAGCCATCTTGGGCGATCAAAGGTTGGCCACCACCGTACAGTTGCTGGCGCAACACAGGAAGGCCCACAGGCGGGATGTCGTAGATATACATGCGCCCATGTGCATTCCAGTACGGATTAGAAACGATAAGTTGTCCGTCTGAATAGGCCACATACTTGCCGAAGGCAGAAGTCGGATAGGACGTGTAAGGGTCAGGAGGGAGCAAACCACCATCAAGATTCCATACACCTTCATCTGATAGCTCGTAAATGTACACAGCTCCGTCATTAATTGCAGTTCCATCCCCGTTTTCCTGCATAGGAGCACCCACTGCCAGCTTGTTCCCGTAGAATGCCAGCGTGGAGCCGAGGTTGTCAAAACCACCGACAGAGGTGATACTCTGCTGGAGTGTCCAGCCCTCGCCATCCCCATAGGCGTACAGTTCGAGCGCATCACGCCAGGCCGACATCTCCGTCACGTAGTGGCGATAGATGACCGCCAGCCAGTTATCGTGGATCGCAATTGGGATATTGCCACTTCCCAGGTAGTAGTACCCCTCGCTGGAGATTAAAGTCTGTACCAGCGCCCAGGAGCCGTCCTCCTGACGCTCGTACACAGCCATAAAGGGCAAGCCCTGTGGGCTGTTTCGATCATTGTGCCCAACGCCAAGAAACAGCCGGTCCCCGTCGCAGTAACCACGCCCACCAAACTGACAGCCAGCAGGCAGGTTGTCCTCCGTAAAGCTTGTCACCAGTTCCAATGAACTGTCCTCAAGCACCCGATACTCGTAGATGCTAAGCTCACGGATACTGTCCCCCGGAGCGTAGGGGATTACAATCAAGTTTCCAGTCTCGCTGAAGAAGTGGTTCTCGGAGGTGAAATCCGTTCCTGCCAAGACTGGGATGAGATCAAGCTCTTTCTCAGGCTGACGGATAACGCCTGGAGCGTAGGGAGACTCGATCGCCAGGGGGACGGTCTCGCTGCTGGAAAGGACTCCATCATTCGCGCTAATCTGTATCTCATGGACGCCACGATCCTTATAATAGGGCGACGAGGCTCGAAGATCCCCCTGCCCATCGGCATCGCAAGTAAACGAAAAGTACGCGGGCATCCCCTCCGCACGAAGGACACAGGTGTCCCCATCAGGGTCGCTCACCGTCACATACGTGTAAAAATACTCTCCGACGGTTGCGCTCATGGGAGGGGCTCGAAAGGGGGAAGTGTTAATGATCGGAGCTTCATTAATGTCCGTCTGCTCCAGGCTGACACTGCCGAGTTCGAAGCCAAGCTCGATGCTCTCTGAAAGCTCATTCACAATCTGCCAGGAGATGGTCGATCCAGCCTCGACGAAAAGCTGAAAACGACCTGGCTCGTAAAGTGTATTGGGGTCGAAGCTCAGGTACTCTTCCCCGTTTACAAGCAGAGCCATCGTGGTGGCAGGGGCCTCTGGGGTACTCGGAGCGTCCAGTGCCTGCGGATGTTCCAGCGACCACCAGAACTCCAGATGCCCGCTTTCGGATACTGTGGCAGTCAGCGTGGTAGAGCTTTCTGGCGAAAGCGTGGGGATCGCCATGCTGCGTCCATCGGGGAATTGCCACTGGTCGTCGTGATAACTCCAGTCGAATGAATTATCCAGAGACCACTCGAGGGCGTTATCATCGCCCAGATAATGACTGAGGGCCGCTGGGGTGGCCTCTCCCGCTACGATCTGAAGCCCACTGATAAAGGCATCGTCGTTTCGAACATTTAGGAATATTTGTACGGTGTCAGCATGGCTGACCTCCACCTTGATACGGGCGTATGATTCGCCCTCGACATATTGCTCCGACCAAACGCCGCTGATCGATTTGGGTTGAGGGGCGCTATTGCTTGTAGCGATAGCAACTTCACTTGCCTTCGGGTAGTCCTGCCGACCAACCATGTAAACATAAAAGGTGTAGGTGCCCTCTGGGAGCCCGGCGACAGCAAGGGTCATTGTTGAGGTACCCGTGCACAGGTAGTCTCCGAGCAGCGGCTGATCTTCCTTGGAAAAGGGTTGTGCGCCGGGATTGACATCCGAGACGGCCTTCGAGAATGAAAAAGAGACATTAACCGTGTCGGCGGTAACTGCTCCGCTATTGTCTGCGAGGCTTTCGACGGACTCGCCCGCACGCAGTGATGAGTATCTATTCCAATAACCACTGAGTGGTGCAGCAGCAGCATAGGCAGGCTGCGGGGTTTGTCTTGACGTGCCAAAATCGATGTTAATGGACCACGGATCGCTAGCAGCGTAGCTACTAAGGGCATAGGCTAACAATAACAGCAAAAGGGATAATAAGCGTTTCATGGAGATGGTGGGCCAACAAATAGGACTGTACTTCCGAGAAATCAAGGCAGAACCTTGCATGGGCACATGCGCTCCAATTCTCATTAGAGCGTTTCAAATAAAACTGTATCCGCAATGGGTAAACCAGCCCCGGACATCGTTGGTGGATACGTCCGCCAATGCGTTAGCGATGGCGTCGAGTAAATGGGGATAGTTTCGTGCCTGGATCTTTCGCAGGATTGCCTTGAGCTTACTCCACATCATTTCGATGGGATTGAGGTCCGGGGAGTAAGCCGGCAGGAAGCGGACTTGGGCCTTGGCCTGCCGGATCAGATTGAGGGTGTCCTCGTTTTTATGGGCGCGCAAGTTGTCCATGATGACGATGTCTCCGGGACGCAGGGAGGGGACGAGGATCTGGAGCACATAGGCTTGAAAGACCTCGGTGTTAGCCGCGCCCTCAACACTCATGCAGGCGGTGGTGCCGTCCAGGCGCCCGAGGAGATCATCGTGGTGGTGTGCCAGTGTCCATGCGGAGCATGGCAGAGCAGACGTTGGCGCCCGAGGGGCGCGACCCCGTAACCGGGTCAGGTTGGTCTTGGCCGCCGACTCGTCGATGAACACGAGCCGCGCCGGGTCGAGGCCGCCTTGGCTGCGCTTCCAGCGGCGGCGGGCTTGCGCGATATCGGGGCGGTTTTGCTCGGAGGCATGGAGCGTCTTTTTTTATATGTCAGCCCCAGCTTGTCCAGAGCCCAATGGATCGCTCCGACCGTATAGCCTAAGTCCAGACGCTCCTTGATTTCGGCCAAGGTCAAGTCCGGATGCTGCCCCACCAATGCCTTCAGTTCCGGCCCATGATCAGGCAATAAGCGTGCCTTGCGGCCCGAAAACCGATGCCGGGCTTCGATCAGGCCAGTCCGGCGCCGTTGCTGGATCAGCTTCTTCACCATCCCCAAC comes from the Ruficoccus amylovorans genome and includes:
- a CDS encoding VOC family protein; translated protein: MIFEAPKSTNNDAVSFQIYCDDLEEVDRLWAALSEWGKSLVVGRRTAGG
- the mobA gene encoding molybdenum cofactor guanylyltransferase → MSIPTHHTRPLRGLVLAGGHSRRMGRDKASLCYHAPGLPQWRYTSQLLSETGLPVCLSVRPGQALPGWSPNDPPVLPDQTNDAGPLAGLLAALEAFPGEAIFAVACDLPLLDTDTLRTLIAARQANALAIAYHSTHDGLPEPLCTIYEPDIAPILRDALHSGFRCPRKILIQHAEVVRLIKLPKPDALDNANTPEDFFRLKQSLQNALPLSTRPLTTHG
- a CDS encoding molybdopterin molybdotransferase MoeA, with product MPELIRVCEADRRLAECQRLAPTVSCPLASAVGRVLRQSVIADRDLPPFDRVMMDGYAINTGRTAPGAILPVAGRSDAGAPQATLPPAPVAWEVMTGAPLPEHADAVVPYEAIAPGQHAGSIHLPADGQPVSGAFIHRRGSDYAAGATLLSSGTLLGPAEIGIAASCGLSELLVSEHPRLAVFATGDELVDVYVQPASHQIRQSNAYALEAALTLSGYPVSESARLADETASEDRIREAVDKHDVVIIAGAASRGRRDWAAPLLDSLATRVFHGIRQHPGKPLGLWCRPEGKLIFLLPGNPVAALTGMIRFVLPALSEREGRPLRHAYCSLREPPAPTDFTRYLPVRLSVLGPATAVAPRNSGDYARLAGTDGFIEIPSHQSPLPSTSHFRFYAWK
- a CDS encoding MoaD/ThiS family protein, with protein sequence MMKQIKILYFGQLRQARGLAEETVNTPAETLAELFTLQSASHGLTLASRHLKMARNDEFCPPAEALCDGDTVAFLPPVCGG
- a CDS encoding MOSC domain-containing protein; its protein translation is MPHAPTIEILALWLSPGHDFKGRHGRGRLDHGMQPVPAVECHAGLGLKGDRYYGHAENFKGQVTFFDAAVAEALGQELNISVDPAHLRRNILVRGLDLNGLIGRRFRLGGGEFSGSEECRPCYWMDEAVAPGAFEWLKGRGGLRCRIHKSTTLNTGLQSFFDLGEDEALQHHA
- a CDS encoding tyrosine-type recombinase/integrase, which produces MHRIQKRTYERQDGSTETINEWQVRVSHNCRREWFSLGSNNKIFAAKRAAAIYQSLKINGWDETIRQFKGEKYEKVKVISLGEYLKAVENRANLNPKTFTTYCRKLRTLVADIKGIPQTKERYDHFHKHHLKWREAVDKTPLGYLAADRIRKWQKSEIAKAQHDPVKIRKAEHTANSIVRNARSLFSPKITGLLKEMELPNPLPFADVEMLKSSSMRYRSQIDVGELVTAAETELPPKYPEQYKIFLLSLFAGLRRNEIDKLLWESVDAVRGEIVIAPHTFFSVKTETSIGAVPVDPGLLKILETFKEKATGSFVIESKVPPKMDKDYAHYRANAHFRKLSAWLRSKGITAQSPIHTLRKEYGRLLTEKFGIYAASKALRHAGIQITAAHYADDTRRNIISINDVHATPAPSPQMNDSA
- the moaA gene encoding GTP 3',8-cyclase MoaA is translated as MPTATLAAPSTPAHHALADQRGRLLRDLRLSVIDRCNLRCQYCLPARLHGDDFPFLPAARLLSFEQIEALVSAFIDLGVEKIRLTGGEPLLRPRLPELVARLRALGPHLNLALTTNGLRLNTACNELADAGLNRVNVSLDGLSPTVAERMAGRPLPVEQVWHAILQARSAGLQVKVNTVVRRGVNESEILPLARRCREHAIPLRFIEYMDVGTTNNWSEGDVVTGAEIRQRLASLPPLVPVPPQPGDVARRYRYADGSGEIGLINSISEPFCGGCTRARVSAEGRLYACLFASEGVDLKPWLSTAESSAGSLTARITSAWRQRYDRYSELRKKQPLTNRKRSEMWQLGG
- a CDS encoding molybdenum cofactor biosynthesis protein MoaE, which gives rise to MDFILSAVPIDVYALRHRMMAPEAGGFCSFEGWVRNHHQGRSVNALAYEAYAPLALKEGRRILREAQRRFAITSACAEHRIGHLIPGELAVWVGVSAAHRDAAFDACRFIIDAIKDTVPIWKHEFYSDGTQTWVDPTQTPSAT
- a CDS encoding alginate export family protein; this translates as MRILLLSALLLTAAASARADGLIDTGSAPARWEDAEPNTELGRKVLGVLGEEALHGRLIFNQRLRYEYAEQQGLEASNAFTLRTRVGYETPKFYGLYMLAEFENNWSINGDDYRPYPVPQGPPTQTVIPDPRNNEINQLFLGFSGFNNGFKGGRQVINLDNQRFVGAVDWRQNDQTYDAVRWTSEMLQDTWVSYAWNWRVNRIFGVYPPAGYANLERFESNNHFFNVHYEGLPVGTLGAYFYYLDLEQAAAVSGSTAGLFYEATIKLDDNWSLPVRLEYAFQTDNSGSRTATVQDFWFNYGHVSVAGKYKGLELGISYEYLGGNSQRAFQTPLATLHKFNGQADVFLTTPTTSVGGGLQDYRVFVNAPLPWKIQGFGSFHYFTAADTSTTWGHEVDVGIKRKFTENLTGLVKFAQYWGSGSSANVGALASNVTKVWVQVDFSL
- the moaC gene encoding cyclic pyranopterin monophosphate synthase MoaC, producing MEIANTTLTHLDEHAQPGLVDVSAKQPTVRQAEAEAFVRFEPDAWTTLAQAGFATSKGPISEVARVAGTMAVKQTAQWIPFCHPLPIDGCEFDLTPEADGMRIRCRVSTTARTGVEMEALTGASTAALTLYDMTKSLGHGTEILHIRLLSKSGGKSDFTA